In Streptomyces violaceusniger Tu 4113, one DNA window encodes the following:
- a CDS encoding aminoglycoside phosphotransferase: MIATSDDPRIRLAHHFLGAVEVAPDPLLPPRVLRVVSGDGRHFVAKQHAERDRYAGELHAYRAWVTHLTRHAPKLVGRDDATRTLLLTARTGDRADTAAPGSPEEELAHHEAGHVLGKLHRATAMPQGGAAGAALAERFQSWIDRAVHADLIDTAEENLLKHHAAILGNSGMDSAVCHLDYQPRNWLIGDTFGVCDFEHMRHDARVRDFARLEFRRWQAAPHLRTAFFDGYGRPLNDTERRLLESFGAIEAATALVKGHQENDPTLSEHGRTVLSRLT, translated from the coding sequence GTGATCGCGACATCGGACGACCCCCGGATCCGATTGGCGCACCACTTCCTCGGCGCAGTCGAGGTCGCACCCGACCCCCTGCTTCCGCCCCGGGTCCTGCGTGTGGTGAGCGGCGACGGGCGTCACTTCGTCGCCAAGCAGCACGCAGAGCGAGACCGGTACGCAGGGGAACTCCACGCCTACCGGGCATGGGTCACCCACCTGACCCGCCACGCGCCGAAGCTGGTCGGCCGTGACGACGCCACCCGCACCCTGCTGCTGACCGCCCGCACAGGCGATCGGGCGGACACCGCGGCCCCGGGCTCACCGGAGGAGGAACTGGCCCACCACGAGGCCGGCCACGTCCTCGGCAAGCTCCACCGGGCCACCGCCATGCCCCAGGGCGGCGCCGCTGGCGCAGCGCTCGCCGAGCGCTTCCAGAGCTGGATCGACCGGGCCGTCCACGCCGACCTGATCGACACGGCCGAGGAGAACCTGCTGAAGCACCACGCGGCCATCCTGGGAAACAGCGGCATGGACAGTGCGGTCTGCCATCTCGACTACCAGCCGCGCAACTGGCTGATAGGCGACACCTTCGGTGTCTGCGACTTCGAGCACATGCGACACGACGCCCGTGTCCGCGACTTCGCACGGCTCGAATTCCGACGCTGGCAAGCCGCACCCCACCTCCGTACGGCTTTCTTCGACGGCTACGGGCGTCCGCTGAACGACACCGAGCGTCGCCTCTTGGAGTCCTTCGGCGCCATCGAGGCGGCCACGGCCCTGGTCAAGGGCCATCAGGAGAACGACCCCACCCTCAGCGAGCACGGCAGAACCGTCCTGTCCCGGCTCACCTGA